The Lutibacter sp. Hel_I_33_5 genome has a window encoding:
- a CDS encoding polysaccharide biosynthesis/export family protein, whose protein sequence is MMKKIVLLVLLLSVFVGCVPNKDLTYLQGTPQNEREIRKLNNTPYRLQVEDAIFIEINAVDEDLVKMFSKNSNTQNNSGGNGGNQSFNSGEGYLRGYSVDNKGNIRLPYLGEMNVLGYTTVEVRKKLEKELWKMFKDKNDVFVTVKLAGIKFNVIGEIENPGPKVIYQNHVTIFDAIAFSGDITLVGNRKEVKIYRKSIEGNKVFTIDLTKVDALDSDLFYIKPNDIINVTPIKQKSLGTGTTGLQSLTTLLSVFSLVTSTILLVRNL, encoded by the coding sequence ATGATGAAAAAAATAGTATTGCTTGTGCTTCTTTTGTCTGTTTTTGTTGGTTGTGTACCCAATAAAGATTTGACATATTTACAAGGAACTCCACAAAATGAAAGAGAAATTCGTAAATTAAATAATACCCCATATAGATTGCAGGTTGAAGATGCTATATTTATAGAGATAAATGCTGTTGATGAAGATTTAGTGAAAATGTTTTCAAAGAACAGTAATACTCAGAATAATTCTGGAGGAAATGGAGGTAATCAATCATTTAATAGTGGAGAAGGTTATTTAAGAGGGTATTCAGTAGATAATAAAGGTAATATTAGATTGCCGTATTTGGGAGAGATGAATGTTTTAGGTTATACCACAGTAGAAGTTAGAAAGAAACTAGAAAAAGAGCTGTGGAAAATGTTTAAAGATAAAAACGATGTTTTTGTGACAGTAAAACTGGCTGGAATTAAATTCAATGTAATTGGAGAGATTGAGAATCCTGGTCCAAAAGTTATTTACCAAAATCATGTAACTATTTTTGATGCCATTGCTTTTTCTGGTGATATTACTTTAGTAGGGAACCGAAAAGAAGTTAAGATTTATAGAAAATCTATAGAAGGAAATAAAGTTTTTACGATTGACTTAACAAAAGTAGATGCTTTAGATTCAGATTTGTTTTATATTAAACCTAATGATATAATAAATGTCACGCCTATAAAACAAAAGTCTTTAGGAACTGGAACAACTGGTTTACAAAGTTTAACCACTTTATTGTCAGTGTTTTCATTAGTAACTTCAACAATTTTATTAGTTAGAAATTTATAA